The Phormidium yuhuli AB48 DNA window CAGTTGGATTTGGGCGATTTTTATCGTGGCTCTCCTCGGCTGGCGTTGGCTGTTGGCTCGCTGGACAAAACCCCAACTTGCCCAACTTGAAGCAGCGGTGGCCGATGCCAATCAGCAACTCGAAGCCAGCCGCAATCGGGCAGAACAGCATGGGAATAACCCCGAAGCGGCCCAGGCGGTGCGAGATGCCCTCCAGGAGATTTTACAAGAGACGCAACAAGACCCTCCCTTCTGGGAGGATTGGGCCTGTTTCTGGCAACGGGGACAGGCGGTGGTGGTGGCGGTGGCCCGGGCCTATAACCCCGATGTTAAATATCCTTTACTGAGTATCTATGTTCCCCAAGCCTATGGCTTAATTCGCGGAACCGTTGACGACCTCGATCGCTGGATGGAACAGCTATCACCGGTTCTAGGACAGGTGACGGTGGGCCAAGCTTATCAAGCCTATGAGGTGTATCAGAAACTTGAACCCTCAGCTCGTAAATTGCGTCAAGTTTGGGGATGGGCCCAATGGCTGTTTAATCCAGCGGTGGCAGCGGCCCGCCAGGTGACGCAAAAATCCAGTAGCCAGGCCACTCAGGAACTGTTAGGGAATTTGGGACAACTGCTACGGGAAGCCGCGTTACGGAATTTAGCCCAACAAGCGATTTATCTATATTCAGGAGAGATGTCTCAGGAGTCGTTACCTAATCTGACGCAAGAGGAGGAGTCTGGGGCGAAACGCTTTGGCCAGACGGAGACGGAAACCCTCGCCAACATTCTCGATCGCGCCGAGTCCGCTGAAACCATCGAGAAAAAACCCGTCAATTTGTTATTGGTGGGGCGCACTGGGGCCGGGAAGAGTAGTGTGATTAATACCCTTTTTGACAGCGATCGCGCGGCGGTGGATGTCTTACCCAGTACGGATAAGCTCTGTCGTTATGTTTGGGAGGCTCCTAGCGGTGATTCCTTGGTGCTGTGGGATACCCCAGGCTATGAACAGGCTAATCGTCAGGATTATCGGGCTTTGGTGTTGGAACGCGCTCAGGAAGCGGATTTGGTCTTACTGGTGACCCCAGCTCTCGATCCGGCGTTACAGATGGATGAGGATTTTTTACGGGAGTTACAGAAGGAAGTAAGTGATTTACCGGCTATGGCCATTGTCACCCAAGTCGATCGCCTGCGTCCCTTGCGAGAGTGGAGTCCCCCCTATGACTGGGAAGGGGGCGATCGCCCCAAGGAACAATCCATCCGCCACGCCACAGAATACCGTCAGCAGGAACTCGGCCACCTCTGTCGAGCGGTTCTCCCCCTGGTAACGCGGGATGAGCGGGCCCAGCGGGAGGCTTGGAATCTACATCAACTGTCTAACTCTGTCGTCGCCTCGTTAGATCCGGCCAAGCAACTGCGACTGACCCGATTTTTGCGCGATCGTAAAACTCGCATTCGCGGTGCGGCTCAAATCATCGAACGCTACAGCCGCCAAATGGCAACAACTCAGGGACTCACCAACTTTCTCAAAAGTCCCATCCTACAATTCATTTCCACCCTGACCACGGGACAACCTACCTTAGCCTATCTCCTGGCTGAACAAATCCCCGTCGAGCAACTGCCTATTGTTATCGGCAAACTTCAGATTGCCTATGATTTATTTTCCCTCTTGACCAAGGATGATGACATCCGCAAATTCGATCTCCTCTCCCTCTGGTCTATCTTATTAGACAATCCCTCACCCCCAGAACGCAATGCTTGGGCGTTTGGCCATGCGGTGACGGAATACTGGGTGGAAAAACTCTCGACGGAACAACTGCAAAAACGGTTTAAGGAGTATTTTGAGGAGTATGGGAATAGGGAATAGGGGGAAAGGCAAGAGGCAAGAGGCATAACCCACCCCTGCCCCTCCCAGGAGGGGAAGGCAAGAGAGAACCACGGAGTCACAGAGGACACGGAGAAAAGAAAGAGAAAAGGTGTAGGGGCGAAAAATTTTTCGCCCTTACAACATCTGGTATTTTTTTGGCTGTTAATGATTAATGGCCTGATCGAGCCGTTGTCGATCCAAGCCTCGGGCATTGAGAATCAGCCAGGATTGGATTAAATCGGGTCCTTGTACGGCTCCTGTTAAGGCGGCTCGTAGAGACTTCATCACCAGGCCCTTCTTGACTTTTAGCTCCTTCGTCACCTGTTTGATGATGTCTTTGGCTGTGGCTTCTGTCAACTCCGCAGACTCCCCTAACTTGTCGCGAACGGCGGCGAGGGTTTCTGGGACTTGTTCCATAGCCAGCTGCTGTTGGGCCTTCTCGTCATAGTCAACTGATTGCGTAAATAGGGGACGACTCATCTCGACGGCATCTGGGAGAACCGTTAAACTGGCTCCCACAACAGCCGCGACTTGTAATAGCCAGGGGCGATCGCTCTCCACGTCAAACTCATACCCCGCCTCCTGCCAATAGGGGATCAGTTGCTCTAATAGGGTTTCTGGGGATAATTCATGTAATACCTGACTGTTGAGCCAATTCAGTTTATCCCAGTCAAAGCGGGCGCCAGCTTTGTTGACTCGCGCAAAATCAAACTGCTTTGCGGCTTCGTCTAACGTGAAGCGTTCTTCAGCATCCGGCGGCGACCATCCTAACAGGGCCATGTAATTGGCCAAGGCTTCAGCAGTATAGCCTAACTGCTGAAAATCATTGACTGACGTGGCCCCATCTCGTTTTGAGAGTTTTTGACCGTTGGGGTTGAGAATCAAGGGGGTATGGGCAAACTTGGGAACCGGCTGTTCCAAGGCTTCATAGAGTAGAATCTGCTTCGCGGTATTGGCGATATGATCTTCGCCTCGGATGACATGGCTAATCTTCATATCCACATCATCCACCACCACCGCTAGGTTATAGAGGGGTTGACCAATCTCGCCGGGTTTGGCGGCCCGGGCGATCGCCATATCCCCACCGAGATCTCGTCCGGCCCAGGTTAGGGTTCCTCGCACTAAGTCATCCCAGACGATGGGGCGATCGTCATCGATCTTAAAGCGAATAACGGCGGTTCGTCCTTCGGCTTCGTAGGCCTGTTGCTGTTCGGGGGTCAGATGGCGATGGCGATTGTCGTAGCGAGGGGCTTGTTTCTTGGCTTTCTGCTCCTCTCGCATGGCCTCGAGTTCTTCTGGGGTGCAGTAGCAGCGATAGGCTAAGCCTTTATCCAGGAGGGTTTGCACCGCTTGGCGATATAAATCCAATCGTTGGGATTGGTAGAACGGCCCTTCATCCCAATCCAGTCCTAACCAGTGTAACCCGCTGACAATGTTCTCGGTAAACTCAGGTTTGGACCGCTCTGTATCTGTGTCTTCGATGCGGAGAATAAACTGGCCGCCATGATGTTTTGCAAATAGCCAGTTAAACACGGCTGTGCGAGCGGTGCCAATATGAAGGTTTCCGGTGGGACTTGGCGCTAAGCGAACTCGGATAGACATAGGAATAGGGAACAGGGAACAGGGAATAGGGAACAGGGAACAGGGAATAGGGGAGAACCCACCCCTGCCCCTCCCAGGAGGGGATGGCAATAGGCAAGCCAGCCGTGGGGCAGCCTATCATTAAAAAAAACAGAAGGGGCAAGGTTTGCGCCTTACCCCTTCTGCTTTTAACGGGACTGACGGGACTCGAACCCGCAACTTCCGCCGTGACAGGGCGGTGCTCTAACCAATTGAACTACAGTCCCTTGTTTCGAGCGTGATATCTATCCTGCCTTAATTTTTGGGGTTTGTCAACCCCTTTTGGCAACTTTTTTTCAAGAGGCCTTGCAAGACTTGATTTTAAGGGGACTGGCTCTTTAACCTTGGCCCTGAGAACTATCACGTAGCCGTCTTGGGAGGGGGCGCGACGATTAGAATAGTCTGGACTGTCTAGAGGTCGATGTCAACGGGAATGGGTCAACCTGTGATTGAAGCGGAAGTTCACGGTGCATTACGAGATTTTTTACGGGTCTCTGGGGGCGATCGCTGGCCTCATCATTTAACCATGGCCCGGCTGGTGGCCCGTGCCTTGCGGTTGGGTCGTGATGCCTTGATTCAGACAGGAGTCTTTCCCACCTCGTCTCAACGCTATGCCCTCAGTTACCTCATGCCTATCCTCATGTCGCCGACAGCGGTGGTGCTGATTGGCTCGACTCAGGTGCGACGACAGTTACAAGAGCGAGATATCCCAGACTTGCAGGATTGGTTAGGGTCTAATAAGCCGGTTCGGGAGGGCGATCGCCTGGATGCTGGTTTTCAAGGCCTATTGCTCACCTCCCCAGAGGCTTGGTTGAGCGATCGCCTGGCCGGAGGACAAGGATTTCCCGATGGAGTTCCCACCCTCATTGATGGGGCCGATGATTGGGAACGCTGGACACAACAGAGTCTGACGGTGGCGATTTCGCCTCAAGACTGGGTGGATTGGATTGCAGCCTCTCCTGAACAGGGGCAACAGATTCGCGATGTGCAGGTGGCCCTGGTGCGCCGGAGTTGGGAACGGCCGGAGAACCCCTATCAGTCTCATCCCCTGGATAAACAGGAACAGGCGGCTCTAGGACAATTGACGCCAGATGCGGGAATGCCTCCGGCTTGGCGCAACTTCTGGGACTCTTGGCCATCGCACCCTGGGGGAATTTGGGCTAAACTCAATCGCCACCAAGGACAACTGTGGCTGTACCATTCTCCGGTCGATTTGGGGAAATATTTAGCCCCCCTCTGGCGACGTCAACCCATGGTTTGGGTGGGAGGTGCGCTCGATTTAGAACGAGATGCCCCCGCCTTTCGGGAGCGATTGGGGTTGGGGGATATGACCTGTGTTAAATTCAGTCCCGATCGCCAACAAGCCTATCTCCATCTCTATGCTCCGGAACGACTCCCCCTCCCCAACACCCCAGAATATAAACCCGCCTTACTACGAGAACTCCATGAGCTGATTCGCATCGGCAGTTCCGCTGAAACCGCAGCGGGGCTGATTACCATCATTGTCGGAGATGTTCCCCTGCGGGCGATTGTTGCCGCTCAACTGGCTGCTGATTTTGGCTCTCGGGTGCAGGTTCAACAGTATGACTTACCCGAGAATGGGATTCTTATCAGTGGTTGGTCTTTTTGGCGGGAGCATCAGGCAGACTTGCCCCCCAGTAAACTCCTGGCCATCGCCACCCTTCCCTTCCCTTCCCTCGAAGATCCTCACGTGAGTGCCCAGGTGGCCCATTACAAACAACAACGACAGGATTGGTTTCGTCTCTATCTCCTGCCAACGGCCCTCAGCGATCTGCAACGGGCGATCGCCCCGATCCGAGGAGTCCAAGGAACCGTCGTGTTGCTGGATGTGCGGGCCATCTATCGCAGTTATGGCAAACAGATTTTTGCAGCCTTAAGTCCCTACGCTCGCGTTAATTCCCCAGAGGTGGGCTTATTTTAAAGCCGATGTCCTTGTCAACCGGTCACCCCCATAGGCAGGGCTAAATTTCGCGGCTATGATTGGCTATTAACCTTTAGGATGGACGGCGGACTGGGCCATGACGAAACTCATTATTCAGATTCCCTGTTACAACGAAGAAGCGACTCTGGGTGTTACCTTATCAGCCCTACCTCGGGAAATTCCCGGGATTGATGTCGTGGAGTGGCTGATCGTCAATGACGGTAGCATCGATCAGACGGTCGATGTTGCGAAAGCCTGTGGGGTAGATCATGTTGTGAATTTTGATTACAATCGGGGTTTAGCCAAAGCCTTTATGGCAGGGATTGATGCTTCTCTCAAGGCAGGGGCAGATATCATCGTCAACACCGATGCGGATAATCAATACTGTGCCGATGATATCCCTAAACTCATTCGACCGATCCTACGCCATGACGCTGATATGGTGATTGGCTCCCGTCCCATTGAGGAGATTCAGCATTTTTCGCCAACCAAGAAGTTTTTACAACGGCTCGGCAGTTGGGTGGTGCGTCTGGCCAGCAATACTCAGATTCCTGATGCTCCCAGTGGCTTCCGTGCCTATAGTCGTGAAGCCGCCATTAGCCTCAATGTCTTTAATGAATACACCTATACCTTGGAAACTATTATCCAAGCTGGACAGGAGGGGATGGCTATTACCTCGGTTCCTATTCGTACCAATGGCTATCTACGACCTTCTCGCTTAGTCAAGAGCATCCCAGCCTACATCAAGCGGTCGATTTTGACGATTGTTCGTATTTTCATGACCTATCGGCCCCTACGGTTTTTTGTCCTCCTCGGAAGCGTTCCTCTGGGGGCGGGGGGGTTACTCTGTCTACGCTGGCTCATTTTGTTTATGGCTGATCCCACCCGCTCTCGGACTCCTAGTTTAATCTTGGCCACGATTCTGATTGTGATTGGTTTCCAGTTATGGATGTTTGGGGCGATCGCCGATGTGATGGCGGCTAACCGCAAGATGCTCGAAGATGTCCAGCAACGGTTACGACGGGCTGAATATGAAAAGTATCGTCGTCCATGAGGGGTCTCTAGCCCTGTCCCACCACTCCGGGTTGCGGTTTTACCCCAGGACATTTCGGTTTGCTCGACCTCCATGGCCGGATAGGTCGGTGAAGTTTGGCTTTATCCTAGGGATAGCCGAGTCTTCTGCTAGACTGCCGCGCCTCAATTCCTCCTCTAGCAACCGATTATGATTGCCAATCGCCCTAAATCCTCCTTCAAACTTGTTAAAAAAACCATTGCCGGTATCTTGATGACAGGTGGGGTTCCCGTCGTCCTCTGGTCAGCTGTTCATTTAACGGGGGTGGGACTATGGGAGCGAGAATTGGCTCTGACGCTCTTAACCTTAGTGGGATTACCTCCAACCGCGATCGCCAGTTGGCTCTTCTGGAATGTGGCTCAGCAGTCAAAACAGGAACAACTGCAAGCTCAGCAAGCTCAGGCGGAACAGCTCCAACAAACGTTCTTTCGCATGATTGTTGACGGAGATGGGGCCATCACTCCGTTAGAGTTTTCTATGGCGACTCAGTTATCAGGCCAGGAGGCTAAAGCGTTTCTTGATGGTTGCGCTAAAGACTATGACGGTGCTTTTGATGTGACCCAGGAAGGCAACATTATCTATCGCTTTGATGTCCAACGGAAGCGGCTTCGGGAAGGTTAAGGGAGACTTCGGCGATGTCTAAGTCTCCTGTACCCGTGGTGATCGTGATGGGAGTATCCGGTTGTGGCAAAACAACGGTGGCTCAAGGATTGGCAGAACGCTTAGGCTGGCGATTCTTGGAGGGGGACCGGTTTCATCCCCAGGCCAATGTGGCGAAAATGACTCGGGGGATTCCCCTAGAGGATGATGATCGCGTCCCCTGGTTGCAGGAACTCGGGGTGGCGATCGCCCAGGCTCGGCGGGAGAGTCAGACCTCTGGGACGGGTATTGTTGTGGCCTGTTCTGCTCTTAAACAAGCCTATCGAGATCAGTTGATGCTGAATCAAGAGCCGTTCCTGTGGCTGTACCTGCGAGGAGAGTTTGAGCTATTGCGTCAACGGCTGGAGACACGCTCTGACCACTTTATGCCGGCCCAACTCTTGGCTAGTCAGTTTGCGGCCCTCGAAGAGCCCCAGGAGGCAATCACTCTCGATTGTGGGCGATCGCCCCAGGACTTGATTGCCGATACCCTTAAATTTTTGTGAAATCACACTAAGTTGTGATTCTTGACACTCCTGAGTCAAAAAATTTCCCTCATGCTGGAGGTGAAGTCATTGACGGCTACCCAGCCGTTTTAGCCACCCGCTGGTGGAGAGGAGTTTCATCATGCTTGATACAGATCGCCTCAGCTCTGGCTCTCGCCTGATTCGAGCCATGGTGTTTACCCTGCTGCTTCTCTTCGTCTTCCGCTTTCTCGCTCCCCCCGAGTCTTCGGAGGATCTAAGCCTGTGGCAAACGCTGTTACCGAGGATTACAACCTTACTGTCTTAGGGTCCGGCAAGAGCCAAGAGGCAAGAGGTGAGTTTGCCTCGGGGTTACTGCGATCGCCCAGACCCACGCTGCAAAGGACTTTCATGCTAAACTGGCTGCACCCTTTAATAAAAGTTAACTCTAGCAGGCAGCAAACATTATCCGAATCATGAGAGTCACCTCTAAATCTAAACTAAGCGCCTTGGCCCTCAGTGGTCTCCTATTGGTCGGCTGTTCTGATGTCGTCACCGAGACGGTTCCTGAGACAACAGATCTAACTCCGGCAGAAGACAATGGAACCCTGACTGTTCATGCTGAAGGCGAAGACTATGCCCGGGAAGGGATTACCAGTAAAGAAGGCTGGGAGATCACATTTGACCATCTTTACGTACATCTCAGTGATGTCACCGCCCACCAAACCGATCCCCCCTACCAAGCCGATGGCCCCGAAATCTCGGCTAGCAAATCCCTAGTGCTGGTGGAGTCTGCCACTGTTGATTTAGCTCAGGGAGATGGCCCCATCTTTTTAGGGGAAGCCGAGGCTGAGTCGGGACATTACAATGCCTTATCCTGGACAATGCCTCCCGCTCCCGATGGCCCCGCTGAAGGCTCTGTGATGCTGCTGAAGGGAACGGCTGAACGGGATGGAGAAACGATTGAGTTTTCAATTGCCTTTGATCAGCCTCTAGCGTTTGCTTGTGGTGAGTTTGTTGGGGATGAGCGCAAGGGGATTCTCGATGAGGGGGGAACAGCCGATCTCGAAGCCACCTTCCATATTGATCACCTTTTTGGCAATGGGGAACGTCCCGCTGACTCCCAATTGAATC harbors:
- a CDS encoding GTPase family protein; amino-acid sequence: MVRFKSWQWAILALPLVSIVGFLLVAAGWQIQHWGLSWIWAIFIVALLGWRWLLARWTKPQLAQLEAAVADANQQLEASRNRAEQHGNNPEAAQAVRDALQEILQETQQDPPFWEDWACFWQRGQAVVVAVARAYNPDVKYPLLSIYVPQAYGLIRGTVDDLDRWMEQLSPVLGQVTVGQAYQAYEVYQKLEPSARKLRQVWGWAQWLFNPAVAAARQVTQKSSSQATQELLGNLGQLLREAALRNLAQQAIYLYSGEMSQESLPNLTQEEESGAKRFGQTETETLANILDRAESAETIEKKPVNLLLVGRTGAGKSSVINTLFDSDRAAVDVLPSTDKLCRYVWEAPSGDSLVLWDTPGYEQANRQDYRALVLERAQEADLVLLVTPALDPALQMDEDFLRELQKEVSDLPAMAIVTQVDRLRPLREWSPPYDWEGGDRPKEQSIRHATEYRQQELGHLCRAVLPLVTRDERAQREAWNLHQLSNSVVASLDPAKQLRLTRFLRDRKTRIRGAAQIIERYSRQMATTQGLTNFLKSPILQFISTLTTGQPTLAYLLAEQIPVEQLPIVIGKLQIAYDLFSLLTKDDDIRKFDLLSLWSILLDNPSPPERNAWAFGHAVTEYWVEKLSTEQLQKRFKEYFEEYGNRE
- the gltX gene encoding glutamate--tRNA ligase, encoding MSIRVRLAPSPTGNLHIGTARTAVFNWLFAKHHGGQFILRIEDTDTERSKPEFTENIVSGLHWLGLDWDEGPFYQSQRLDLYRQAVQTLLDKGLAYRCYCTPEELEAMREEQKAKKQAPRYDNRHRHLTPEQQQAYEAEGRTAVIRFKIDDDRPIVWDDLVRGTLTWAGRDLGGDMAIARAAKPGEIGQPLYNLAVVVDDVDMKISHVIRGEDHIANTAKQILLYEALEQPVPKFAHTPLILNPNGQKLSKRDGATSVNDFQQLGYTAEALANYMALLGWSPPDAEERFTLDEAAKQFDFARVNKAGARFDWDKLNWLNSQVLHELSPETLLEQLIPYWQEAGYEFDVESDRPWLLQVAAVVGASLTVLPDAVEMSRPLFTQSVDYDEKAQQQLAMEQVPETLAAVRDKLGESAELTEATAKDIIKQVTKELKVKKGLVMKSLRAALTGAVQGPDLIQSWLILNARGLDRQRLDQAINH
- a CDS encoding ATP-dependent DNA helicase, which gives rise to MGQPVIEAEVHGALRDFLRVSGGDRWPHHLTMARLVARALRLGRDALIQTGVFPTSSQRYALSYLMPILMSPTAVVLIGSTQVRRQLQERDIPDLQDWLGSNKPVREGDRLDAGFQGLLLTSPEAWLSDRLAGGQGFPDGVPTLIDGADDWERWTQQSLTVAISPQDWVDWIAASPEQGQQIRDVQVALVRRSWERPENPYQSHPLDKQEQAALGQLTPDAGMPPAWRNFWDSWPSHPGGIWAKLNRHQGQLWLYHSPVDLGKYLAPLWRRQPMVWVGGALDLERDAPAFRERLGLGDMTCVKFSPDRQQAYLHLYAPERLPLPNTPEYKPALLRELHELIRIGSSAETAAGLITIIVGDVPLRAIVAAQLAADFGSRVQVQQYDLPENGILISGWSFWREHQADLPPSKLLAIATLPFPSLEDPHVSAQVAHYKQQRQDWFRLYLLPTALSDLQRAIAPIRGVQGTVVLLDVRAIYRSYGKQIFAALSPYARVNSPEVGLF
- a CDS encoding glycosyltransferase family 2 protein, whose translation is MTKLIIQIPCYNEEATLGVTLSALPREIPGIDVVEWLIVNDGSIDQTVDVAKACGVDHVVNFDYNRGLAKAFMAGIDASLKAGADIIVNTDADNQYCADDIPKLIRPILRHDADMVIGSRPIEEIQHFSPTKKFLQRLGSWVVRLASNTQIPDAPSGFRAYSREAAISLNVFNEYTYTLETIIQAGQEGMAITSVPIRTNGYLRPSRLVKSIPAYIKRSILTIVRIFMTYRPLRFFVLLGSVPLGAGGLLCLRWLILFMADPTRSRTPSLILATILIVIGFQLWMFGAIADVMAANRKMLEDVQQRLRRAEYEKYRRP
- a CDS encoding gluconokinase yields the protein MSKSPVPVVIVMGVSGCGKTTVAQGLAERLGWRFLEGDRFHPQANVAKMTRGIPLEDDDRVPWLQELGVAIAQARRESQTSGTGIVVACSALKQAYRDQLMLNQEPFLWLYLRGEFELLRQRLETRSDHFMPAQLLASQFAALEEPQEAITLDCGRSPQDLIADTLKFL
- a CDS encoding DUF4382 domain-containing protein codes for the protein MRVTSKSKLSALALSGLLLVGCSDVVTETVPETTDLTPAEDNGTLTVHAEGEDYAREGITSKEGWEITFDHLYVHLSDVTAHQTDPPYQADGPEISASKSLVLVESATVDLAQGDGPIFLGEAEAESGHYNALSWTMPPAPDGPAEGSVMLLKGTAERDGETIEFSIAFDQPLAFACGEFVGDERKGILDEGGTADLEATFHIDHLFGNGERPADSQLNQEALGFEPIAALAENGRVEVTSETLMAQLSPEDQEKLTQILPALGHVGEGHCFESLMSN